The Staphylococcus sp. KG4-3 genome has a window encoding:
- a CDS encoding sulfite exporter TauE/SafE family protein: MTIIILLIIGLVSSIIGSLIGVGGGIIIVPTLVFIGANFDLLSGITTQTAIGISSLTLVFTGLFSIIAYRGKGKDTIDFRNGILFSIGIIPGSLLGAYLSQFLNDIYFNIIFGIFLFLISILLFVKDYLASKKDSTTEKNVNLTIGIIFAFFVGISAGLFGIGGGVLMTPLMIIVFNFTPHVAVATSMIIIFTSSLASSVGHVIQGHVIWGYGLILIIASYVGTKCGVKINRSINSAKLSNLLKFVLICLSIYLIIKGFIEL; the protein is encoded by the coding sequence ATGACAATTATTATATTGCTTATAATAGGACTCGTTTCCTCTATTATAGGTTCTTTGATCGGTGTTGGTGGGGGTATTATTATTGTACCAACACTCGTTTTTATAGGTGCAAATTTTGATTTATTAAGTGGTATTACAACACAAACTGCAATTGGCATTTCATCTTTGACGCTTGTTTTTACAGGTTTATTTTCAATAATTGCTTACCGAGGTAAAGGTAAAGATACAATTGATTTTAGAAATGGTATTTTATTTTCTATTGGTATTATTCCGGGATCGTTATTAGGTGCTTATCTAAGCCAATTTCTGAATGATATATATTTTAATATTATATTTGGTATATTTTTATTTTTAATTTCAATTTTGCTCTTTGTAAAAGACTATTTGGCATCTAAAAAGGATAGCACTACAGAAAAAAATGTGAATTTAACAATAGGAATTATTTTTGCATTTTTTGTAGGTATCAGTGCTGGGTTGTTTGGAATTGGTGGCGGTGTGTTAATGACACCGTTAATGATTATTGTCTTTAACTTTACGCCACATGTAGCTGTAGCAACAAGTATGATTATTATTTTTACTTCAAGTTTAGCCAGTTCAGTAGGTCATGTGATTCAAGGACATGTTATTTGGGGTTACGGGTTAATATTAATCATTGCCAGTTATGTAGGAACAAAATGTGGTGTAAAAATTAATAGATCGATTAATTCTGCAAAGTTATCAAACTTACTTAAATTCGTTTTGATTTGTTTAAGTATTTATTTGATTATTAAAGGATTTATCGAATTATAA
- a CDS encoding LCP family protein, translated as MKLSKRGKIVAIILLLILIIIGFFAYKLFHLNQAIHDSDGTDEATKATQEKIKNNKPISIAIFGVDSDVKRAEENMGQRTDTLLIASINPEKNKTKLISIPRDMNSNIPDVAGNQKIAHAYAYGGPKTAMETLRQNLDVPVDAYVTLDMDGFKKMIDIFDGVTVTSNATFSYNGSSFKEGQKVKLDGDKALNYVRSRKEEGAGGDEGRTERQRQVIDALSKKANGTSNLFKLNKILKVSEENVKTDLNVGDLKSLYSNYKDATESIDKESIDGENLIESDGVWYFEPNEEDKNVKINEYKNNLK; from the coding sequence TTGAAATTATCGAAAAGAGGCAAAATTGTAGCGATTATTTTATTGTTAATACTTATAATAATTGGATTTTTTGCATATAAGTTATTTCATTTGAATCAAGCAATACATGATTCAGACGGAACAGATGAAGCAACGAAAGCAACACAAGAAAAAATAAAAAACAATAAACCAATATCTATCGCAATATTTGGGGTGGATTCAGATGTGAAACGCGCTGAGGAAAATATGGGACAACGTACAGATACACTATTAATTGCATCAATAAATCCCGAAAAGAATAAAACAAAACTCATTTCTATACCTCGTGATATGAATAGTAATATCCCTGATGTCGCTGGTAATCAAAAGATTGCACATGCTTACGCATATGGTGGTCCGAAGACAGCAATGGAGACACTTAGACAAAATTTAGATGTACCGGTAGATGCTTATGTTACTTTAGATATGGATGGTTTCAAAAAGATGATCGACATTTTTGATGGTGTAACTGTAACAAGCAATGCTACATTTAGTTATAATGGTTCTAGTTTTAAAGAGGGACAAAAAGTAAAATTAGATGGTGATAAAGCACTTAATTATGTGCGTAGTCGTAAAGAAGAAGGTGCAGGTGGTGACGAAGGTCGTACTGAAAGACAACGTCAAGTAATTGATGCACTATCTAAAAAAGCAAATGGGACTTCCAATTTATTTAAGTTAAACAAAATACTTAAAGTTAGTGAAGAAAATGTTAAAACTGACCTTAATGTTGGAGATTTAAAATCTTTATATTCAAATTATAAGGATGCTACAGAATCTATTGATAAAGAATCTATTGATGGTGAAAATTTAATTGAATCTGATGGAGTTTGGTATTTTGAACCAAATGAAGAAGATAAAAATGTTAAAATAAACGAATATAAGAATAATTTAAAATAG
- a CDS encoding FtsW/RodA/SpoVE family cell cycle protein, whose protein sequence is MLNILRSFKKRLKHLDIGIIISFIILSVIGVIMVYSASMVPASKGSLTNGTPIEANYFMKRQFIFFILSVCIILFISMYFNIKMLRNASTQKFLIVGTFALLILTLLIGKDVNGSRNWINLGLFSLQSSEFLKLVAIFYLSFILDKKLTNNRDYKLKNIVPPLGILGVGLVLVLMQGDLGGTLLTVAIIVAILMYSDIKNKIKIQILTITSIPVVLYIFYTLVFDSKNLYRMKRIKVVLDPFKYENSDGYQLTNALVSISNGGVSGRGLGNGILKLGYLPEPHTDFIFTVISEELGLIGVLLILLMYGFIILKGFIYANKTRNHFYKLICVGVVSYLFMQVFVNIGGVSGLIPLTGVTLPLLSYGGSSMLSISIALGILLAVIREIKKETKVYE, encoded by the coding sequence ATGTTAAATATATTGAGAAGCTTTAAAAAGCGATTAAAACATTTAGATATTGGTATCATAATTAGTTTTATAATTCTAAGCGTCATCGGTGTCATAATGGTATACAGCGCAAGTATGGTTCCGGCTTCTAAAGGGAGTTTAACAAATGGAACACCCATAGAAGCTAATTATTTCATGAAAAGACAATTTATCTTTTTCATTTTAAGCGTTTGTATAATCTTATTTATTAGTATGTACTTTAATATCAAAATGCTAAGAAATGCTAGCACTCAAAAATTTCTAATAGTAGGGACATTTGCATTATTAATCCTGACATTACTGATTGGTAAAGATGTAAATGGTTCTAGAAACTGGATTAATCTGGGATTGTTTAGTTTACAATCCTCTGAGTTTTTAAAATTAGTTGCTATTTTTTATCTTTCATTTATTTTAGATAAAAAATTAACTAACAATAGAGATTATAAGTTGAAGAATATTGTTCCACCATTAGGCATATTAGGTGTGGGATTAGTTCTAGTTCTAATGCAGGGAGATCTCGGAGGCACATTATTAACAGTTGCAATTATTGTAGCTATCTTAATGTATTCGGATATCAAAAATAAAATAAAAATCCAAATTTTAACAATTACTTCAATTCCTGTAGTACTATACATCTTTTATACTTTAGTTTTTGATTCGAAAAATCTATACAGAATGAAGCGAATTAAAGTAGTATTGGATCCATTTAAATATGAAAATAGTGATGGATATCAACTGACAAATGCATTAGTTTCAATAAGTAACGGCGGGGTGTCCGGCCGTGGTCTAGGTAATGGTATCTTGAAATTAGGCTATTTACCAGAACCACATACAGACTTTATATTTACTGTTATTTCAGAAGAATTAGGACTCATAGGTGTATTACTTATACTACTAATGTATGGCTTTATTATTTTAAAAGGATTTATTTATGCAAACAAAACGCGTAATCACTTTTATAAATTAATTTGCGTAGGTGTAGTGAGCTATTTATTTATGCAAGTATTTGTAAATATAGGCGGTGTATCTGGCTTGATACCATTAACTGGTGTAACACTCCCATTGTTAAGCTATGGTGGGTCATCCATGTTAAGTATCAGCATAGCATTGGGTATTTTATTGGCAGTTATCCGAGAAATTAAAAAAGAGACAAAAGTATATGAATGA
- a CDS encoding dicarboxylate/amino acid:cation symporter, protein MKTKNLSLKIVIALILGIAIGSIFNIFAGSVFVENVDKYLFNVIGQIFLNLIFMLVVPVVFVSIVLGVVGVGDPKLLGGIGLKTITFFLTTTAIAITIGLTLAMLLQPGAGKSDLLNSDDVSSYQQTLNKENSAQDSAAKQTFDQTLINLFPKNPLQAMTEENMLQIITFAIFIGVGIIMVGSKAQMVHKFLEQTNEVLMYIVTMIMSVFAPIGTFGLVAHAFTGAGFGAIQQLGMYFFIVLLALAIHFFVVYGTAVKVMGRTSPLKFFKDFIPAITLGFSASSSTATLPVSLECTKKMGVRREIASFVQPLGATINMDGTAIMQGVATIFIAQISGVTLSFAQIITVVVIAVVASIGTAGVPGVGLIMLAMVLNAVGLDPAAIGIILGIDRLLDMTRTSVNITGDAACALIISRAEERKLAAKNE, encoded by the coding sequence ATGAAAACAAAAAATCTTTCATTGAAGATCGTCATAGCATTAATACTAGGTATTGCAATCGGTTCTATTTTTAATATTTTTGCGGGCTCAGTGTTTGTAGAGAACGTAGATAAATACCTATTTAATGTTATTGGACAAATTTTCTTGAATTTAATCTTTATGCTTGTAGTACCAGTAGTATTTGTATCTATTGTATTAGGCGTAGTAGGTGTTGGGGATCCGAAATTATTGGGAGGAATTGGACTAAAGACAATTACTTTCTTTTTAACTACGACTGCAATTGCAATTACAATCGGACTTACTTTGGCAATGTTGTTACAACCTGGTGCAGGTAAATCTGATCTTTTAAATAGTGATGATGTATCAAGTTATCAGCAAACACTAAACAAAGAAAATAGTGCTCAAGATTCGGCAGCAAAACAAACTTTTGATCAGACGCTTATTAATTTATTTCCTAAAAATCCATTACAAGCTATGACTGAAGAAAATATGTTGCAAATCATTACATTTGCGATATTTATTGGCGTTGGTATTATTATGGTCGGTTCAAAAGCACAGATGGTACATAAATTTTTAGAACAAACCAATGAAGTATTAATGTATATCGTTACTATGATAATGAGCGTGTTCGCTCCAATAGGAACATTTGGATTGGTAGCACATGCATTTACAGGAGCAGGATTTGGGGCAATCCAGCAACTGGGGATGTACTTCTTTATTGTATTGTTAGCCTTGGCAATCCATTTCTTTGTAGTTTATGGTACTGCTGTCAAGGTTATGGGAAGAACGAGTCCATTGAAATTCTTTAAAGACTTTATTCCTGCTATTACATTAGGTTTTAGCGCCTCAAGCTCGACAGCCACTTTACCAGTTTCTTTGGAATGTACGAAAAAAATGGGAGTTAGACGTGAAATTGCTTCATTCGTTCAACCGTTAGGAGCAACTATTAATATGGATGGTACAGCAATAATGCAAGGTGTTGCTACTATTTTCATTGCACAAATTTCAGGTGTTACGCTATCTTTTGCCCAAATTATAACGGTAGTCGTAATCGCCGTAGTAGCTTCAATTGGAACAGCTGGTGTTCCTGGTGTGGGTCTAATAATGTTAGCCATGGTGTTAAACGCGGTAGGATTAGATCCAGCTGCAATTGGGATAATCTTAGGTATTGATAGGTTACTGGATATGACAAGAACTTCAGTGAATATAACTGGTGATGCAGCCTGTGCATTAATTATTTCTAGAGCTGAAGAGAGAAAATTAGCCGCAAAGAATGAATAA
- a CDS encoding response regulator transcription factor, with translation MNRIVLVDDHHIVRQGLEFLLSTVDDLEVIGGFSDGKSFLASLTTNVLPDIVLLDLVIPEMNGIEITKILKDNYPQIKILVLTSYVDDEHVISAIDQGADGYEMKDVEPEQLIKTIKKVLNGEKIIHPQAQSVIEAVSKKPHFTNKLSKREAEVLAEMAKGKTNKEIAESLFVSEKTIKTHVSHIFNKLQVTDRTQAAIYAMQNNLI, from the coding sequence ATGAATCGAATCGTGCTTGTTGATGATCATCACATTGTAAGGCAAGGATTAGAATTTTTATTGTCTACAGTAGATGATTTAGAAGTCATTGGGGGATTTTCAGATGGTAAATCATTTTTAGCATCCTTAACAACTAATGTTTTACCAGATATTGTATTACTAGACTTAGTCATACCAGAGATGAACGGTATTGAAATTACAAAGATATTAAAAGATAATTACCCACAAATAAAAATATTGGTCTTAACGAGTTATGTTGATGATGAACACGTAATATCTGCCATTGATCAAGGGGCTGATGGGTATGAAATGAAAGATGTTGAACCAGAGCAATTAATTAAAACAATAAAAAAAGTGTTGAATGGAGAAAAAATAATTCATCCACAGGCTCAAAGTGTTATAGAAGCTGTTAGTAAAAAACCACATTTTACGAATAAATTATCTAAACGTGAGGCAGAGGTTTTAGCTGAAATGGCTAAAGGTAAGACTAATAAAGAAATTGCAGAATCATTGTTTGTATCTGAAAAAACGATTAAAACGCACGTAAGTCACATATTTAATAAATTGCAAGTTACGGATCGTACACAAGCAGCTATCTATGCGATGCAGAACAACTTAATATAA
- a CDS encoding GAF domain-containing sensor histidine kinase, translating into MEKPTRLALLKEIAEFLNEETETYNMIQGALEYLIEGTAFTTGWIFFIDDAGQHELVAHYDLPGALAKRNCKYMCEGTCWCVQAYQNKKLTKASNIINCSRINLANRAFQEETEGITHHATVPLRSGDELFGLLNIATPYKTSYSEEDLELLESVAFQIGSAIKRIILTDQEKEAARISERNRLARDLHDSVNQLLFSVKLTAHAAQGISNEEVSRKAFNIIEETSQQAVNEMRALIWQLKPVGLERGLVKAIQNYSDVLQLNLSVSVEGLISLPSIIEENIYRIIQEGMNNTKKHAQDTETTLKLAQNQNYFYVEIKDYGVGFNMRQSNYNNSHGINNMKQRAKAINADIEITSEENKGTQIYIKVPL; encoded by the coding sequence ATGGAAAAACCAACGAGACTTGCATTGTTAAAAGAAATTGCTGAATTTTTAAATGAAGAGACAGAAACATATAATATGATTCAGGGTGCATTGGAATATTTAATCGAAGGTACTGCATTTACTACGGGTTGGATATTTTTTATAGATGATGCTGGACAACATGAATTAGTTGCGCATTATGATTTACCTGGTGCATTAGCAAAGCGAAATTGTAAATATATGTGTGAAGGTACCTGCTGGTGTGTGCAAGCTTATCAAAATAAAAAACTGACAAAAGCATCAAATATTATAAATTGTTCGCGTATTAACCTTGCAAATCGAGCGTTTCAAGAGGAAACAGAAGGCATTACACATCATGCCACGGTGCCGCTGCGTTCGGGAGATGAATTGTTTGGTCTTTTAAATATAGCAACGCCATACAAGACAAGTTATAGTGAAGAAGATTTAGAATTATTAGAGTCTGTTGCTTTTCAGATAGGGTCTGCAATAAAACGCATCATATTGACGGATCAAGAGAAAGAAGCAGCACGTATAAGTGAAAGGAATCGCCTTGCACGTGATTTACATGATTCAGTAAATCAATTGCTTTTTTCTGTAAAATTAACCGCGCATGCTGCACAAGGTATTTCTAATGAAGAAGTGTCACGTAAAGCTTTTAATATAATTGAAGAAACGAGTCAACAAGCAGTAAATGAGATGCGTGCATTAATTTGGCAACTAAAACCAGTTGGGTTAGAACGAGGTTTAGTTAAGGCTATTCAAAATTATAGCGACGTATTACAATTAAATTTATCAGTTAGTGTAGAAGGTTTAATTAGTTTACCAAGTATTATTGAAGAAAATATCTATAGAATTATCCAGGAAGGTATGAATAATACTAAAAAGCATGCTCAAGATACAGAAACTACATTAAAATTAGCGCAAAATCAAAACTATTTTTATGTAGAAATTAAAGATTACGGTGTAGGTTTTAATATGCGACAATCAAACTATAATAATTCTCATGGCATTAATAATATGAAACAACGAGCAAAAGCGATTAATGCCGATATAGAGATAACATCTGAAGAAAATAAAGGAACTCAAATTTATATAAAAGTGCCGTTATAA
- a CDS encoding RluA family pseudouridine synthase, producing MKFEIPIKYNNLTLREIFQQLHLPKKDLHNLNMSKAITINDATASLMTKVNTGDKVFIPTPDEVSNYLPSYRFAQVYYEDDDIAIVMKPKGVKTHPNDLKESNTLMNHVIYTVKSDYVEPIHRLDQETVGLLIVAKNPLMKKILDRMLEENEIDRIYKANVYSLLPIKPQTIDMPIGKDKFHSNKRRVSPTGQSAITHILDSKMLKEDVCELELKLDTGRTHQIRVHLAEIGHPVIGDPLYGNSTLRQLQLNSYKIEFIHPLTQAQISVSLDDEI from the coding sequence ATGAAATTTGAAATCCCTATTAAATACAATAATTTAACGTTAAGAGAAATTTTCCAACAATTGCATTTACCAAAAAAAGATTTGCATAATCTAAACATGTCTAAAGCAATTACAATTAACGACGCAACCGCTTCATTAATGACAAAAGTTAACACAGGTGACAAAGTTTTTATTCCTACTCCAGATGAAGTAAGTAACTATTTACCTAGTTATCGTTTTGCACAAGTTTACTATGAAGATGATGATATCGCTATAGTCATGAAGCCAAAAGGTGTTAAAACACATCCAAATGATTTAAAAGAAAGCAATACATTAATGAATCACGTTATTTATACAGTTAAAAGTGACTATGTTGAACCAATTCACCGCCTAGACCAAGAAACGGTTGGTTTATTAATTGTAGCGAAAAATCCATTGATGAAGAAAATATTAGATCGTATGTTAGAAGAAAATGAAATTGATCGTATCTATAAAGCTAATGTTTATAGTTTATTACCAATCAAACCTCAAACTATTGATATGCCGATTGGTAAAGATAAATTCCATTCTAACAAACGTAGGGTATCACCAACAGGTCAATCAGCAATTACACATATTCTTGACTCAAAAATGCTAAAAGAAGATGTCTGTGAATTAGAATTAAAATTAGATACAGGTCGTACTCACCAAATTCGTGTTCATTTAGCTGAAATTGGACATCCAGTTATAGGTGACCCATTATATGGAAATTCTACATTGAGACAACTTCAATTAAATAGTTACAAAATTGAGTTCATCCATCCACTGACACAAGCACAAATTTCTGTCAGTCTAGATGATGAAATCTAA
- the fumC gene encoding class II fumarate hydratase — protein sequence MSVRIEHDTFGEIEVPSDKYWGAQTERSKRNFPVGKERMPIEVVYGFAQLKRGAALANHELGKLSDAKKDAIVYACDRVLNKELDDHFPLVVWQTGSGTQSNMNVNEVVSFVANTYLKEQGSDESIHPNDDVNKSQSSNDTFPTAMHVALYNEVETKLEPALKALRDTFKQKEEQYNDIIKIGRTHLQDATPIRLGQEISGWRYMLDKCETLLTESKAHILNLAIGGTAVGTGINAHPEFGDKVAKFIAENTGYPFVSSENKFHALTAHDEVVQLHGSLKALATDLMKIANDVRWLASGPRAGLAEISIPENEPGSSIMPGKVNPTQCEMLTMVAVQVMGNDTAVGIGSSQGNFELNVYKPVILLNTLQSIYLLADGMDTFNSNCAVGIEPIPENIDNYLNQSLMLVTALNPHIGYEKAASIAKKAHKEGLTLKESAIQSGYVTEAQFEQWIKPEDMVEPK from the coding sequence ATGTCAGTTAGAATTGAACATGATACATTCGGTGAAATAGAAGTACCGTCAGACAAATACTGGGGTGCACAAACAGAAAGAAGTAAACGTAACTTCCCTGTTGGTAAAGAACGTATGCCAATTGAAGTCGTTTATGGATTTGCTCAATTAAAAAGAGGTGCCGCTTTAGCTAACCATGAATTAGGAAAATTATCGGATGCTAAAAAAGATGCAATTGTTTATGCATGTGACCGTGTATTAAATAAAGAATTAGATGATCATTTTCCTTTAGTAGTTTGGCAAACAGGTAGTGGTACGCAAAGTAATATGAATGTTAATGAAGTTGTCAGCTTTGTGGCAAATACTTATTTAAAAGAGCAAGGTAGCGATGAGTCTATTCATCCTAATGATGATGTCAATAAATCACAAAGTTCTAATGATACGTTCCCTACAGCAATGCACGTTGCATTATATAACGAAGTAGAAACGAAACTAGAGCCTGCTTTAAAAGCTTTAAGAGACACATTTAAACAAAAAGAAGAACAATACAACGATATTATTAAAATAGGGCGTACACACTTACAAGATGCTACCCCAATCCGTTTAGGACAAGAAATTAGTGGTTGGCGTTATATGTTAGATAAATGTGAAACATTATTAACTGAATCAAAAGCACATATCTTAAATTTAGCAATAGGTGGAACTGCCGTTGGTACAGGTATTAATGCCCATCCTGAATTTGGTGACAAAGTCGCTAAATTCATCGCAGAAAATACAGGTTATCCATTTGTATCTTCTGAAAATAAATTCCATGCATTAACTGCACATGATGAGGTAGTACAATTACATGGTTCTTTAAAAGCGCTTGCGACAGACTTAATGAAAATTGCTAACGATGTTAGATGGTTAGCATCAGGCCCACGTGCAGGATTGGCAGAAATCTCAATACCTGAAAATGAACCAGGTTCATCGATTATGCCAGGTAAAGTAAATCCTACACAATGTGAAATGTTAACAATGGTTGCTGTACAAGTTATGGGGAATGATACAGCAGTAGGAATTGGTAGTTCACAAGGTAACTTTGAATTAAATGTATACAAACCTGTTATCTTACTAAATACACTACAATCTATTTATTTATTAGCAGATGGTATGGACACATTTAATAGTAACTGTGCTGTCGGAATAGAACCAATTCCTGAAAATATCGATAATTACTTAAATCAATCGCTTATGTTAGTTACTGCTTTAAACCCACACATTGGTTATGAGAAAGCAGCAAGTATTGCTAAAAAAGCACACAAAGAAGGCTTAACTTTAAAAGAATCTGCAATTCAATCAGGCTATGTAACAGAAGCACAGTTTGAGCAATGGATTAAACCAGAAGATATGGTTGAACCGAAGTAA
- a CDS encoding SAS053 family DNA gyrase inhibitor: MTKNKNSDEQPNESLVPENEMVDDYDDVVELGKEMEQISEENDEDKLDKSHDTEVRSDLND; encoded by the coding sequence ATGACAAAAAATAAGAATTCAGATGAACAACCAAACGAATCTTTAGTACCCGAGAATGAAATGGTCGACGATTACGATGATGTTGTTGAATTAGGCAAAGAGATGGAACAAATTTCAGAAGAAAATGATGAAGATAAATTAGATAAATCACATGATACTGAAGTACGTTCTGATCTTAATGATTAA
- a CDS encoding glucosamine-6-phosphate isomerase produces the protein MAMNFKVLENEKVVAEYAADILRKQFNNNPTTIAGVHLASDNAPVLDELKKNVDKNAVDFSQINILDYDDKKSYFEALGVPEGQIYNVSFSEDTESFIKDKIKTKENKGKLVTQVLSIDTKGNLDVSINQGLFSAREVILIITGSEKKEVVHKLYEENGKTSFEPSDLKAHRMVNVILDEAAAEGLPEDVRHYFTARFA, from the coding sequence ATGGCAATGAACTTTAAAGTTTTAGAAAACGAAAAAGTTGTAGCTGAATATGCTGCAGATATTTTAAGAAAACAATTTAACAATAATCCAACAACTATCGCAGGTGTACATCTTGCTAGTGACAATGCTCCTGTATTGGATGAATTAAAGAAAAATGTAGATAAAAACGCAGTAGATTTCAGTCAAATAAATATATTAGATTATGATGATAAGAAATCTTATTTTGAAGCGTTAGGAGTACCAGAAGGTCAAATATATAATGTATCATTTAGTGAAGATACTGAGTCATTTATTAAAGATAAGATTAAAACTAAAGAAAACAAAGGCAAATTAGTGACACAAGTACTTTCTATTGATACAAAAGGTAATTTGGACGTAAGTATCAATCAAGGTCTTTTCTCTGCACGTGAAGTAATTTTAATCATTACTGGTAGTGAGAAAAAAGAAGTAGTTCATAAACTTTATGAAGAAAATGGTAAAACAAGTTTTGAACCGTCAGATTTAAAAGCTCACCGTATGGTTAATGTAATTTTAGATGAAGCGGCTGCAGAAGGTTTACCAGAAGATGTTAGACATTATTTCACAGCACGTTTTGCATAA
- the trmL gene encoding tRNA (uridine(34)/cytosine(34)/5-carboxymethylaminomethyluridine(34)-2'-O)-methyltransferase TrmL, which translates to MTNHIVLFQPQIPGNTGSIARTCAGTYTNLHLIKPLGFSTDDKMLKRAGLDYWETVNIMYHESIEEFFEATEGTYYLLTKFGEKTYSDFDFTNTEHDHFFIFGRETTGLPDWVKEKYADTALRIPMNDNIRSLNLSNTASLLIYEALRQQKFPELH; encoded by the coding sequence ATGACAAACCATATCGTATTATTTCAACCGCAAATACCAGGCAACACTGGTAGTATTGCAAGAACTTGTGCAGGAACATATACCAATTTACATTTAATTAAACCATTAGGATTTAGTACAGATGATAAAATGTTAAAACGTGCAGGACTAGATTATTGGGAAACTGTAAACATCATGTATCATGAAAGTATAGAAGAATTTTTTGAAGCCACTGAAGGAACATATTATTTGTTAACAAAATTTGGAGAAAAAACATATTCAGACTTTGATTTTACAAATACAGAGCATGACCACTTTTTCATATTTGGTCGAGAAACAACAGGCTTACCTGACTGGGTAAAAGAGAAATATGCAGATACTGCACTTCGTATACCTATGAATGATAATATTAGATCTCTGAACCTTTCAAACACTGCTTCTTTACTAATTTATGAAGCCTTGAGACAACAGAAATTTCCAGAGTTGCATTAA
- the queG gene encoding tRNA epoxyqueuosine(34) reductase QueG — protein MDLNQLKQDVIDYAHTIGIDSIGFTTADPFDEMKQKLVDYHAKGYASGFEESDIALRTEPKLTLPTARSIIAIAVGYPNKLKGAPKSTRGDRRGMFARASWGQDYHSIMRKRLDKLADYLRDRVDGVEIQSMVDTGALSDRAVAERAGLGYVGRNGFVINPELGTWTYLGEMLVSVPFPPDDPLLDSCGDCTICVDRCPTGALVGDGQLNSQKCISFLTQTKGYLADEYRYKIGNRLYGCDTCQQVCPRNKGINTQHEDIVLEPEILKPRLVPLLKMSNKEFKNTYGHLAGAWRGKKPIQRNAIVALAHFKEESAIPDLQDVALNDPRPMIRGTAYWAIGQIQGEDARSFIEQQYQNELEEVQQEMLKGLEMRREQ, from the coding sequence ATGGATTTAAATCAATTAAAACAAGATGTAATTGACTATGCACATACGATAGGTATTGATAGTATCGGTTTTACCACTGCTGATCCATTTGATGAAATGAAACAAAAATTAGTTGACTATCATGCTAAAGGTTATGCATCAGGTTTTGAAGAATCAGATATAGCGTTGAGGACTGAACCGAAATTAACATTACCAACTGCACGTTCCATTATAGCGATTGCGGTAGGTTATCCTAATAAATTAAAGGGCGCACCTAAAAGTACTAGAGGAGATAGAAGAGGTATGTTTGCTCGTGCTTCATGGGGGCAAGATTATCACTCTATTATGAGAAAACGCTTGGATAAACTAGCCGACTACTTGAGAGATAGAGTAGATGGTGTTGAAATCCAGTCAATGGTAGATACAGGAGCGTTGTCAGATAGAGCTGTGGCAGAGCGTGCTGGTTTAGGCTATGTTGGTAGAAATGGCTTTGTAATCAACCCTGAGCTAGGAACTTGGACATATTTAGGAGAAATGCTTGTAAGTGTGCCTTTTCCACCAGATGACCCATTACTGGATAGTTGTGGAGATTGTACCATTTGTGTTGACCGTTGTCCGACTGGTGCACTAGTTGGAGATGGTCAGTTAAATAGTCAAAAATGTATTAGCTTTTTAACTCAAACAAAAGGATATTTAGCAGATGAATATCGTTATAAAATAGGTAATAGGCTATACGGATGTGATACTTGTCAGCAAGTGTGTCCAAGAAATAAAGGTATTAACACCCAGCATGAAGATATTGTCTTAGAACCTGAAATTTTAAAACCAAGATTAGTACCATTACTAAAAATGAGTAATAAAGAATTTAAAAATACGTATGGTCATTTAGCAGGTGCTTGGAGAGGCAAAAAGCCAATCCAGCGTAATGCGATAGTAGCGTTAGCACATTTTAAAGAAGAGAGTGCTATTCCTGACTTACAAGATGTAGCATTAAATGATCCTCGTCCAATGATTAGAGGTACTGCGTATTGGGCAATTGGACAAATACAGGGCGAAGATGCTAGAAGTTTTATTGAACAACAATACCAAAATGAACTAGAAGAAGTTCAACAAGAAATGTTAAAAGGATTAGAAATGAGGAGAGAACAATAG